The following coding sequences are from one Culex quinquefasciatus strain JHB chromosome 1, VPISU_Cqui_1.0_pri_paternal, whole genome shotgun sequence window:
- the LOC119768046 gene encoding uncharacterized protein LOC119768046 isoform X1 gives MAAGKYFWIGAGLLQLVVLVLGAPDGINIYKDMLRVKNDEDDYAAMLSAEDFDEPKLVFYRTPLDSFSDVSMTGYGKRTVNRYKNMMLNKDAPDALLLDDPLLQGKDVAGRMYFPRVSTKRSPGAILSWAIPAANRVSTGVQHQLPTPGNQPSGGLSTTEPTTTTTTLGPRKH, from the exons ATGGCTGCTGGGAAGTACTTTTGGATTGGGGCCGGACTGCTCCAGCTAGTGGTGCTAGTGCTGGGAGCTCCCGATGGGATAAATATTTACAAAG ATATGCTTCGAGTAAAAAACGACGAAGATGACTACGCGGCAATGCTCAGTGCGGAAGATTTCGATGAGCCAAAACTAG TTTTCTACCGAACTCCGCTAGATTCCTTCTCCGATGTGAGCATGACCGGGTACGGAAAGCGAACCGTTAACCGGTACAAAA ACATGATGCTGAACAAGGACGCTCCGGACGCGCTGCTCTTAGACGACCCGTTGCTCCAGGGCAAGGATGTAGCCGGCCGAATGTACTTTCCGCGCGTCTCCACCAAACGAAGCCCGGGCGCCATCCTGAGCTGGGCCATTCCGGCGGCCAACCGAGTGTCT ACGGGTGTTCAACACCAACTACCGACCCCCGGGAATCAACCGTCCGGCGGCCTAAGCACGACCGAACCTACCACGACCACCACAACCCTCGGACCGAGAAAACACTAA
- the LOC119768046 gene encoding uncharacterized protein LOC119768046 isoform X2 has translation MAAGKYFWIGAGLLQLVVLVLGAPDGINIYKDMLRVKNDEDDYAAMLSAEDFDEPKLVFYRTPLDSFSDVSMTGYGKRTVNRYKNMMLNKDAPDALLLDDPLLQGKDVAGRMYFPRVSTKRSPGAILSWAIPAANRVRVFNTNYRPPGINRPAA, from the exons ATGGCTGCTGGGAAGTACTTTTGGATTGGGGCCGGACTGCTCCAGCTAGTGGTGCTAGTGCTGGGAGCTCCCGATGGGATAAATATTTACAAAG ATATGCTTCGAGTAAAAAACGACGAAGATGACTACGCGGCAATGCTCAGTGCGGAAGATTTCGATGAGCCAAAACTAG TTTTCTACCGAACTCCGCTAGATTCCTTCTCCGATGTGAGCATGACCGGGTACGGAAAGCGAACCGTTAACCGGTACAAAA ACATGATGCTGAACAAGGACGCTCCGGACGCGCTGCTCTTAGACGACCCGTTGCTCCAGGGCAAGGATGTAGCCGGCCGAATGTACTTTCCGCGCGTCTCCACCAAACGAAGCCCGGGCGCCATCCTGAGCTGGGCCATTCCGGCGGCCAACCGAGT ACGGGTGTTCAACACCAACTACCGACCCCCGGGAATCAACCGTCCGGCGGCCTAA